Proteins encoded together in one Campylobacter concisus window:
- a CDS encoding fatty acid--CoA ligase, translating into MQYSYNNFYEILTKVAKESPNQIAIFDEKEKLKYHELKQNVDKVAAYLQLCGVNFGDKVAMAVANSKEFIISYLAITAIGAVAVPMNTFLKTNEFEYILNDCGARVLFASSSLAKELIALNELEILRKIIWIGQTPKKLQSASKDDYVSFDEEYGESAYLSSTPQISKEDMSKGYENNGVVKNVNFSEALNHKYTLSITKYPKIDDLMHIIYTSGTTGKPKGAMISYKNIFSNVIGAHERFKVKKSDRFIVFLPMFHSFTLTAMVLLPIYAGASMVLVRSVFPFSNVLKQTLLKRVTVFLGIPAIYTAIGKAKIPWYFRWFNRIRLFVSGAAPLAKQTIDDFRVKFPRATLVEGYGLSECSPVVAANLFDKQKLLSVGPALNGYEVKIVDDEMIELPVGQIGEIIVKGDCVMQGYYGMPGVTDETIINGWLKTGDLGKIDEEGFIYIVDRKKDLIISKGINIYPREIEEVIYKLEAVEATAVIGVKDVHADEEVVAFIQVKDGMDLDEKTVREHLKKNLANFKIPKSIYFAEELPRNATGKVLKRVLKEQIKDKI; encoded by the coding sequence ATGCAATACTCTTATAATAATTTTTATGAAATTTTGACCAAAGTAGCAAAAGAAAGTCCAAACCAGATAGCGATCTTTGATGAAAAAGAGAAGCTAAAATACCACGAACTAAAACAAAACGTCGATAAAGTGGCGGCTTACTTGCAGCTTTGTGGGGTAAATTTTGGCGACAAAGTGGCTATGGCGGTGGCAAATTCGAAAGAATTTATCATCTCATACCTTGCTATCACGGCTATCGGAGCGGTCGCGGTGCCGATGAACACCTTTTTAAAGACAAATGAGTTTGAGTATATATTAAACGACTGCGGCGCAAGGGTGCTCTTTGCCTCCAGCTCGCTTGCAAAGGAGCTAATAGCACTTAACGAGCTTGAAATTTTAAGAAAGATCATCTGGATCGGTCAAACGCCTAAAAAGCTTCAAAGCGCCTCAAAAGACGACTATGTAAGCTTCGATGAGGAGTATGGCGAGAGTGCCTATCTATCTTCAACTCCACAAATTTCAAAAGAGGATATGAGCAAGGGCTATGAAAATAACGGCGTTGTAAAAAATGTAAATTTCAGCGAAGCGCTAAATCACAAATACACCCTAAGCATCACAAAATACCCTAAAATAGACGATCTCATGCACATCATCTACACCTCAGGCACCACAGGCAAGCCAAAGGGTGCGATGATAAGCTATAAAAATATCTTCTCAAACGTCATCGGCGCTCACGAGCGTTTTAAGGTTAAAAAAAGCGATAGATTTATCGTATTTTTACCGATGTTTCATAGCTTTACGCTCACAGCGATGGTGCTTTTACCGATATATGCGGGCGCTTCGATGGTGCTTGTAAGATCAGTCTTTCCATTTTCAAATGTGCTAAAGCAGACGCTGCTTAAAAGAGTCACTGTATTTTTGGGTATCCCAGCCATCTATACAGCCATTGGCAAGGCAAAAATTCCTTGGTATTTTAGATGGTTTAACCGCATAAGGCTATTTGTAAGTGGTGCTGCTCCGCTTGCTAAGCAAACGATTGATGATTTTAGAGTGAAATTCCCGCGCGCGACGCTCGTTGAAGGATACGGCCTTAGCGAATGCTCGCCAGTCGTAGCGGCAAATTTATTTGACAAGCAAAAGCTTCTAAGCGTAGGCCCTGCGCTAAATGGCTATGAGGTCAAGATCGTAGATGATGAGATGATAGAGCTACCAGTCGGCCAGATCGGCGAGATCATCGTAAAAGGCGACTGCGTCATGCAAGGCTACTACGGCATGCCAGGCGTGACTGATGAGACCATCATAAATGGCTGGCTAAAGACTGGGGACCTTGGCAAGATCGATGAAGAGGGCTTTATCTACATTGTTGATCGCAAAAAGGACCTCATCATATCAAAGGGTATAAACATCTATCCGCGTGAGATCGAAGAGGTCATATATAAACTTGAAGCCGTCGAGGCTACAGCAGTCATCGGCGTAAAAGATGTGCACGCAGACGAAGAGGTCGTCGCTTTCATACAGGTGAAAGATGGCATGGATCTTGATGAAAAGACGGTTAGAGAGCATCTAAAGAAAAATTTAGCAAATTTCAAAATTCCAAAAAGCATCTATTTTGCCGAGGAGCTGCCTAGAAACGCCACTGGCAAGGTGCTAAAACGCGTGCTAAAAGAGCAGATAAAGGATAAAATTTAG
- a CDS encoding ATP-binding protein → MKYLLDFLNQDLKKSKIYELIKCGDEEGEILKYLSKAYVQGTASMSVYELLGAVFGTQNEKQLLYLKFIKNLLDSGWIVQNYSLFKMPENSQKSSNQGLLSLLHSEISLSATFLKILEDGNADINLPELSPYEDHLEYLKDQFLKIELYSKAAIFEGGSNDAKKRINEQISELTKRINERVKLSKISLKIEQIFKENSLDEKEQIIFLALLKEEYAGDFENGRDLNTLVGLISKDELERIKNRTLLEDGSRLIEGALIDYDEVLNAYGNVSKSFFINEEILQSIMHPKNDKNSKKIKIESLVKEQEIFELIEPVTSLEDVVLNEKTKQLLSTILKQVDKKVLARLSSWGIKTRKNIDAKIIFYGEPGTGKTMSAVGLAKSLKKQILSFDCSKILSKYVGESEQNVRKIFDTYKEICKKSGSEPVLLLNEADQFLSTRVESSSGAEKMHNQMQNIFLEQIERFEGVLIATTNFLQSLDVAFSRRFDYKIEFKKPDFNGRLAIWRKILPENASFEDGFSVERLAEFNLSGAQIVLALKNTALKVAIKDDGIFTFEDFKTTIERELNSSFGEDKKMGFGS, encoded by the coding sequence GTGAAGTATTTACTTGATTTTCTAAACCAAGACCTCAAAAAAAGTAAAATTTACGAGCTTATAAAGTGCGGCGATGAAGAGGGAGAAATTTTAAAATACCTAAGCAAAGCCTACGTGCAAGGAACAGCCAGCATGAGCGTTTATGAGCTACTTGGAGCTGTTTTTGGCACGCAAAATGAAAAGCAGCTTTTATACCTTAAATTTATAAAAAATTTGCTAGATAGCGGCTGGATAGTGCAAAACTACAGCCTCTTTAAAATGCCAGAGAACTCGCAAAAAAGCTCAAACCAAGGGCTGCTTTCGCTACTTCACTCTGAAATTTCACTCTCAGCTACATTTTTAAAAATTCTAGAAGATGGTAACGCTGATATAAATTTACCAGAGCTTTCGCCTTATGAAGACCATTTGGAGTATTTAAAAGATCAGTTTTTAAAGATAGAGCTTTACTCAAAGGCTGCGATATTTGAAGGTGGCTCAAATGACGCTAAAAAGCGGATAAATGAGCAAATTTCTGAGCTAACAAAGCGGATAAATGAGCGAGTAAAACTAAGCAAGATCAGCCTAAAGATAGAGCAAATTTTTAAAGAAAACTCGCTTGATGAAAAAGAGCAGATCATATTTTTAGCCCTTTTAAAAGAGGAGTACGCAGGCGATTTTGAAAACGGTCGCGACCTAAACACGCTAGTTGGGCTAATAAGCAAAGATGAGCTTGAACGCATCAAAAATCGCACTCTTTTAGAGGATGGCTCAAGGCTCATCGAGGGCGCACTAATCGACTACGACGAGGTTTTAAACGCTTATGGCAATGTTAGCAAGAGCTTTTTTATAAACGAAGAAATTTTGCAAAGCATAATGCACCCAAAAAATGACAAAAACAGCAAGAAAATCAAGATCGAAAGCCTAGTAAAAGAGCAAGAAATTTTTGAGCTCATTGAGCCGGTAACGAGCCTAGAAGATGTCGTGCTAAATGAGAAGACAAAGCAGCTTTTAAGCACGATACTAAAGCAAGTCGATAAAAAAGTGCTCGCTAGACTTAGCAGCTGGGGCATAAAAACTAGGAAAAATATAGACGCCAAGATCATCTTTTACGGCGAGCCTGGCACTGGTAAGACGATGAGCGCCGTTGGGCTTGCAAAGAGCCTAAAGAAGCAAATTCTAAGCTTTGACTGCTCAAAAATTTTAAGCAAATATGTCGGTGAGAGCGAACAAAATGTAAGGAAAATTTTTGACACTTACAAAGAAATTTGCAAAAAAAGCGGCAGCGAGCCAGTGCTCTTGCTAAATGAAGCCGATCAGTTTTTAAGCACGAGGGTGGAGAGCTCAAGCGGGGCTGAAAAGATGCATAATCAAATGCAAAATATCTTCTTAGAGCAGATCGAGCGCTTTGAGGGCGTGCTAATCGCTACGACAAATTTCTTACAAAGCCTTGACGTGGCATTTTCTAGAAGGTTTGACTACAAGATCGAGTTTAAAAAGCCTGATTTTAACGGCAGGCTTGCCATTTGGCGTAAAATTTTGCCTGAAAATGCGAGCTTTGAAGATGGCTTTAGTGTAGAAAGGCTGGCTGAGTTTAACCTAAGTGGCGCACAGATCGTCCTTGCGCTAAAAAATACCGCCTTAAAAGTCGCCATAAAAGATGATGGGATTTTTACCTTTGAGGACTTCAAAACGACGATAGAGCGCGAGCTAAACTCAAGCTTTGGCGAGGATAAAAAGATGGGATTTGGCTCTTAG
- a CDS encoding type II secretion system protein yields MKKGFTMIELIFVIVILGILAAVAIPRLAATRDDAEIAKTAANIQTFINDLGSYYTSQGEFADASKMSNVKSPIKIKNKDDCLKIKAGTGNATSGEIGLEIGVNGLCAKVWELPGLANVKTLIESSDNKTANTLKFGGMGIKY; encoded by the coding sequence ATGAAAAAAGGTTTTACAATGATCGAGTTGATCTTCGTGATCGTGATTTTAGGCATATTAGCCGCAGTCGCTATACCAAGACTAGCTGCAACAAGGGATGATGCAGAGATAGCAAAAACTGCTGCAAATATACAAACATTTATTAATGATTTGGGTTCTTATTACACTTCACAAGGTGAATTTGCCGATGCTTCTAAAATGTCAAACGTAAAAAGCCCGATAAAAATAAAAAATAAAGACGATTGTTTGAAAATAAAAGCAGGTACTGGAAATGCAACAAGCGGAGAGATAGGACTAGAAATAGGAGTAAATGGTCTTTGTGCAAAAGTTTGGGAATTACCAGGTTTAGCAAATGTTAAAACATTAATTGAAAGCAGCGACAATAAGACAGCCAACACGCTTAAATTTGGTGGCATGGGTATAAAATACTAA
- a CDS encoding OmpP1/FadL family transporter, which produces MKRVLLSIVATCSLLNAGGYKVPEQSADSLGLAASNVAFSFGADAAYFNPANMMFLDGLHHFESTLGWFHINSIDFKSDDGKSYSSKKFDSLAGTFSFVTPEIYENWRFGLALAVPAAVGISWEDPATAFTGKRFKLQVVELNPTVAYRINDKLAVALGARGVYSKGKIASDFGGFGYREIQGDGINYGYNVALTYRPIEDLSLAVTYRSKVDMELKGSTDADFNGQLAPISYHGKTSVKIPLPAQLVLAAGYKFSDFTLLLAFERTYWSKFKDYDFEFGDKTAAHTSSPLSGYFKSFMDDPVVKNAKDTNTYRIGLAYDVNEKLRLMAGFSYDEDITSSEHTGLELPNTTSQAYTAGVNYKFTPNLEVGLGYVYQHRDKKRATDIKNGTRNGMGSMSGEFETGKIQIVATTFKYSF; this is translated from the coding sequence ATGAAAAGAGTGCTTTTAAGCATTGTTGCGACGTGTTCTTTATTAAATGCTGGGGGTTATAAGGTCCCTGAGCAAAGTGCTGACTCTTTAGGGCTTGCTGCTAGTAACGTAGCCTTTAGTTTTGGGGCTGATGCGGCTTATTTTAACCCTGCAAATATGATGTTTTTAGACGGGCTTCACCATTTTGAAAGCACGCTTGGTTGGTTTCATATAAATTCCATCGACTTTAAAAGCGATGATGGCAAAAGCTACAGCTCAAAGAAATTTGACTCGCTAGCTGGCACATTTAGCTTTGTAACGCCAGAAATTTATGAAAACTGGAGATTTGGACTAGCCCTTGCCGTGCCTGCTGCCGTTGGCATCTCGTGGGAGGATCCAGCTACTGCTTTTACTGGCAAGAGATTTAAACTGCAAGTTGTCGAGCTAAATCCAACCGTGGCTTACCGCATAAATGATAAGCTTGCCGTTGCTCTGGGCGCTAGAGGCGTTTATAGCAAGGGTAAGATAGCAAGCGACTTTGGAGGTTTTGGCTACAGAGAGATACAAGGCGATGGGATAAACTACGGTTACAACGTCGCTCTTACATATAGACCAATTGAAGACCTTAGCCTAGCTGTAACATATCGCTCAAAGGTTGATATGGAGCTAAAAGGTAGCACCGACGCTGACTTTAACGGACAGCTTGCACCTATAAGCTATCACGGCAAAACTAGCGTCAAGATCCCTTTACCTGCTCAGCTAGTGCTTGCAGCTGGATATAAATTTAGCGATTTTACACTTTTGCTAGCATTTGAGAGGACTTACTGGTCTAAATTTAAAGATTATGACTTTGAATTTGGCGATAAGACAGCAGCTCACACGAGTTCTCCGCTTAGCGGATACTTTAAGTCATTTATGGACGATCCAGTCGTTAAAAACGCAAAGGATACAAACACATATAGGATAGGTCTTGCCTACGATGTCAATGAAAAACTTAGGCTAATGGCTGGCTTTTCATATGATGAAGATATAACTAGCAGCGAGCATACTGGCTTGGAGCTTCCAAACACCACTTCTCAAGCTTACACGGCTGGAGTGAATTATAAATTTACACCAAATTTAGAGGTAGGGCTTGGCTATGTATATCAGCACCGTGATAAAAAGCGTGCAACAGATATAAAAAATGGCACTCGCAATGGCATGGGCTCAATGTCAGGAGAATTTGAAACTGGCAAGATACAGATAGTTGCAACAACATTTAAATACTCTTTCTAG
- a CDS encoding cytochrome-c peroxidase: protein MKKVLFWMVVSFCILSANSSFEPVLSSKYNEKQAYIGKKLFFDKRLSTTENYSCETCHNLYWNLSGTNSSYTSQKGVINPPSVLNSALNFLFFTDGRVRSLKDQVKESINSRNELNSNKDEIVKKVKSIGEYGILFNDAYSDGINYENIVGALAEFEKAILSIDSPFDEYLAGNDDSINAEAKKGFELFNKIGCVACHNGRNLGGNLMQNVGLKDASESRRLMRVPSLRNVVRTAPYLSSGEMSDLKEVIGFVSYHQLIHTLNSEEIGQIYKFLLTLNGRRPRILNE from the coding sequence ATGAAAAAAGTTTTATTTTGGATGGTAGTATCTTTTTGCATTTTGAGCGCAAATTCATCATTTGAGCCAGTGCTTTCATCAAAATATAACGAAAAACAAGCTTACATCGGTAAGAAGCTCTTTTTTGACAAAAGACTAAGCACCACTGAAAACTACTCATGCGAAACTTGCCACAACTTATACTGGAATTTAAGTGGCACAAACTCATCTTACACCAGCCAAAAAGGCGTTATAAACCCACCTAGCGTGCTAAATTCGGCTTTAAATTTTCTATTTTTTACTGATGGCAGAGTAAGAAGCTTAAAAGATCAGGTAAAAGAGTCGATAAATTCTAGAAATGAGCTAAATTCAAACAAAGATGAGATAGTAAAAAAAGTAAAAAGCATAGGCGAGTATGGGATTTTATTTAATGATGCATATAGTGATGGCATAAACTATGAAAATATAGTAGGTGCTTTGGCAGAATTTGAAAAGGCTATTTTAAGCATAGATTCGCCATTTGATGAGTATCTAGCTGGCAATGACGACTCCATAAACGCTGAGGCAAAAAAGGGCTTTGAACTCTTTAATAAAATAGGCTGTGTGGCATGCCACAATGGTAGAAATTTAGGTGGAAATTTGATGCAAAACGTGGGCTTAAAGGATGCTAGTGAGAGCAGGCGCCTTATGCGTGTGCCTTCGCTTAGAAATGTAGTAAGAACAGCTCCATATCTAAGTAGTGGCGAAATGAGTGATCTAAAAGAAGTCATAGGCTTTGTGAGCTATCATCAGCTGATCCATACACTAAATAGCGAAGAGATAGGGCAAATTTATAAATTTTTGCTAACACTAAATGGACGCAGACCTAGGATACTAAATGAATAA
- the nfo gene encoding deoxyribonuclease IV, translated as MRYIGAHVSAAGGVFNAPINAAKIGANAFALFTKNQRQWSAKELSEGEIEQFKANLKASGISADHVLPHASYLINLGHPEKEARAKSLEAFIDEIERASKLGLKLLNFHPGSHLKQISQNECLDNIARCINEALKRTSGVKLVIENTAAQGSNLGFDFTQLAYLTQRADDESRVGVCIDTCHAFAAGYDLRSKEAYAKTMGEFDAIIGYKFLSGMHLNDAKFGLGSKKDRHESLGKGELGLGAFENIINDDKIGEIPLILETIDESIWEDEIKILRNLEKEKL; from the coding sequence ATGAGATACATAGGGGCTCACGTAAGTGCGGCTGGAGGCGTCTTTAACGCACCGATAAATGCTGCAAAAATAGGAGCAAATGCCTTTGCGCTTTTTACAAAAAACCAGCGCCAATGGAGCGCAAAAGAGCTAAGCGAGGGCGAAATAGAGCAGTTTAAAGCAAATTTAAAGGCCTCTGGCATAAGCGCTGATCACGTCTTGCCACACGCAAGCTACCTCATAAATCTAGGCCATCCAGAAAAAGAGGCAAGAGCTAAATCCCTTGAAGCCTTTATCGATGAGATAGAGCGAGCTAGCAAGCTTGGACTAAAGCTTTTAAATTTTCACCCAGGCTCACACCTAAAGCAGATAAGCCAAAACGAGTGCCTAGATAACATCGCTAGGTGCATAAACGAAGCGCTAAAACGAACAAGCGGCGTAAAGCTTGTCATCGAAAACACAGCCGCACAAGGCTCAAATTTAGGCTTTGACTTTACGCAGCTGGCGTATTTGACCCAGAGAGCAGACGATGAGAGCAGAGTTGGCGTTTGCATCGATACTTGCCACGCATTTGCCGCTGGGTACGATCTAAGAAGCAAAGAGGCTTACGCTAAGACGATGGGCGAATTTGATGCGATCATCGGCTACAAATTTCTATCTGGCATGCACCTAAATGACGCTAAATTTGGACTTGGCTCAAAAAAAGACAGACACGAGAGCCTTGGCAAGGGCGAGCTTGGGCTTGGCGCTTTTGAAAATATAATAAATGATGATAAAATAGGCGAAATTCCCTTGATTTTAGAGACGATTGACGAGAGTATTTGGGAAGATGAGATCAAAATTTTAAGAAACCTAGAAAAGGAAAAGCTATGA
- a CDS encoding bifunctional diguanylate cyclase/phosphodiesterase — protein sequence MNKRQANIILIVLAIIFFFSSTYIYMANKAVTAVSKFNDTILSLILLDNELSFTLENNVLRLNYDDVNKNLRSFDQNLTKLDELNAIIQVFYQEKNAKTLKVINDDFLKKQRLVDRSNYASSSMAAYILSGEFEIASEKKLDALNVIFHAIKSSALISPETLNQTKEQIEKYKDTYKNDTKAILVLNKATYALEFAKNLSAVAQDSVDLKLGETLRKFRDDTLASYKIMIRNIVIMQVLCFISFVLFCALAFYQARVLTKQQKQIKLLKTTVDAGHSSIVFCDNNNKILYVNKTFEAKSGYKLKDVVGKSPKILKSNMHPESFYAEIRNAINKHTSWESDELISRTKSGKLLYEKVRFAPFFFEGKLEGYMAIKLDRTKELSMLKELTQKNEQIKIQSSIDKLTGFGNYFALTEMIEAKKDGILISISIKNYKMLRFFYQNKVIEAMLKAVANTLKLCVDTYSINAELFRFQDDAFYIWYQGDDIVRDIGFIKEYFNFSRMNIEIDGKFENLPGIKITLGVSLSNDTPQTNRLMQSILANQQASDSGNEIYYYLENDAIEMRYYKNQLITELIEYALENDKVIVECQGIFNVHENETEAKYYEVLVRIVDQNGKIRYPGEFLEIAMKTQLYLQITKKVIALAFDLVKKYPDYTFSINLSSSDLTDPGVREILDEKLESCPDPSRVCFEMLESEELSDYGMANEFIKRAKKYGCKISIDDFGSGYSNYYRILELDIDNIKIDGSIIKKLPTDENARVLVETIVSFARRQGYKIVAEFVSNEEILEYIKKFGISYAQGFLLGKPHQM from the coding sequence ATGAATAAAAGACAAGCAAATATCATCTTAATCGTCCTAGCAATCATCTTTTTCTTTAGCTCAACCTATATCTACATGGCAAATAAAGCAGTTACTGCTGTTAGTAAATTTAACGATACGATCTTAAGTCTTATCTTGCTAGATAACGAGCTAAGCTTCACCCTAGAGAACAACGTACTTCGCTTAAACTACGACGATGTAAATAAAAATTTAAGAAGTTTTGATCAAAATTTAACCAAGCTTGATGAGCTAAACGCGATCATACAGGTCTTTTACCAAGAGAAAAATGCCAAAACTTTAAAGGTCATAAACGACGACTTTTTAAAAAAACAAAGGCTTGTAGATAGGTCAAACTACGCTAGCTCGTCAATGGCTGCTTATATCTTATCAGGTGAGTTTGAAATAGCATCAGAAAAGAAGCTAGATGCGCTTAATGTGATATTTCACGCGATAAAAAGCTCAGCCCTAATCAGCCCCGAAACGCTAAATCAAACAAAAGAGCAGATAGAAAAGTATAAAGATACTTACAAAAACGACACAAAAGCGATCTTGGTGCTAAATAAGGCAACTTACGCGCTTGAATTTGCAAAAAACCTAAGTGCCGTAGCTCAAGACTCTGTTGATCTAAAACTTGGAGAAACACTAAGAAAATTTAGAGATGACACCCTAGCCTCTTACAAAATAATGATACGAAATATAGTAATAATGCAAGTGCTTTGTTTTATCAGCTTTGTGCTATTTTGCGCACTGGCCTTTTACCAAGCAAGGGTGCTAACCAAGCAGCAAAAACAAATAAAACTACTAAAAACGACAGTGGATGCGGGACACAGCTCGATAGTCTTTTGCGACAATAACAATAAAATTTTATATGTAAATAAAACCTTTGAGGCAAAAAGTGGATATAAACTAAAAGATGTTGTCGGAAAAAGCCCTAAAATTTTAAAATCAAACATGCACCCAGAGAGCTTTTATGCTGAGATAAGAAATGCCATAAATAAGCATACTTCTTGGGAAAGCGACGAGCTGATAAGCAGAACAAAAAGTGGCAAACTGCTCTATGAAAAGGTGCGTTTTGCGCCATTTTTCTTTGAGGGCAAGCTAGAGGGCTACATGGCTATAAAGCTTGATAGGACAAAAGAGCTTAGCATGCTTAAAGAGCTAACTCAAAAAAATGAGCAGATAAAAATTCAATCCTCAATCGACAAGCTAACTGGCTTTGGAAACTACTTTGCCCTAACTGAGATGATAGAGGCGAAAAAAGATGGAATTTTGATCAGCATAAGCATCAAAAACTATAAGATGCTAAGATTTTTCTACCAAAACAAAGTCATCGAAGCCATGCTAAAAGCGGTGGCAAATACGCTAAAACTCTGCGTTGATACCTACTCTATAAATGCTGAGCTATTTAGATTTCAAGATGATGCGTTTTACATCTGGTATCAAGGCGATGACATCGTTAGAGATATCGGCTTTATAAAAGAGTATTTTAACTTTAGTAGGATGAATATCGAGATAGATGGTAAATTTGAAAACCTGCCTGGCATCAAGATAACTCTTGGCGTATCTTTATCAAATGACACGCCGCAAACAAACCGCCTAATGCAGTCGATCCTAGCCAATCAACAAGCAAGCGATAGCGGCAACGAGATCTACTACTACCTAGAAAACGACGCGATCGAGATGAGATACTATAAAAACCAACTCATAACCGAACTCATCGAGTATGCCCTAGAAAACGATAAGGTGATAGTCGAGTGTCAGGGGATTTTTAACGTGCATGAAAATGAGACAGAGGCAAAATACTACGAAGTTTTGGTGCGCATAGTCGATCAAAATGGAAAGATCCGCTACCCAGGCGAATTTTTAGAGATCGCGATGAAAACGCAACTTTATCTTCAGATAACAAAAAAAGTGATCGCTCTAGCCTTTGATCTAGTTAAAAAATATCCAGACTATACATTTTCTATCAACCTTTCAAGCTCGGATCTAACAGATCCAGGCGTGAGAGAAATTTTAGATGAAAAGCTAGAGAGCTGCCCAGATCCAAGTAGAGTTTGCTTTGAGATGCTAGAGAGCGAAGAGCTTAGCGACTACGGCATGGCAAATGAATTTATAAAAAGAGCTAAAAAATATGGATGTAAAATCTCAATCGATGACTTTGGCTCTGGCTACTCTAACTACTACCGAATTTTAGAGCTTGATATAGACAACATCAAGATAGATGGCTCGATCATCAAAAAGCTACCAACTGATGAAAACGCAAGGGTTTTGGTTGAGACTATCGTGAGCTTTGCTAGAAGACAAGGCTATAAGATAGTGGCTGAGTTTGTGAGCAATGAAGAAATTTTAGAATATATAAAGAAATTTGGAATTTCGTATGCACAGGGATTTTTACTAGGCAAGCCACATCAGATGTAA